From a single bacterium genomic region:
- a CDS encoding ribbon-helix-helix protein, CopG family, with the protein MPKPTVQLTIRLTPQMAEQLEELAREKRKSMTATVAEILESYLAGTRKATKRSQA; encoded by the coding sequence ATGCCAAAGCCGACGGTGCAGTTGACGATTCGCCTCACGCCCCAGATGGCAGAGCAACTGGAGGAGCTGGCGCGGGAGAAGCGCAAGTCCATGACGGCGACGGTTGCTGAGATCCTGGAGAGCTACCTGGCCGGGACGCGGAAGGCCACGAAGAGAAGCCAGGCCTGA
- a CDS encoding DUF202 domain-containing protein — MARLIAKPFDHTKGRRMTGNPYERFQREELILRDELAIDRTLLANERTVLAYFRSSLTLVIVGVTFLHFLEKGILPYIGMVCILFGIAVGIFGFMRYRKMHKSIGVVRESLRRNAESVVESVEN; from the coding sequence ATGGCGCGGCTCATCGCCAAGCCGTTCGATCATACGAAAGGAAGACGCATGACAGGAAATCCCTATGAGCGATTCCAACGTGAGGAACTCATCCTGCGCGATGAACTCGCTATTGACCGAACCCTCTTGGCAAACGAGCGAACGGTCTTGGCGTATTTTCGCAGCTCACTGACCCTTGTCATTGTTGGGGTGACCTTCCTCCATTTTCTTGAGAAGGGCATACTTCCCTACATCGGGATGGTTTGCATCCTCTTTGGTATCGCCGTGGGGATCTTTGGATTCATGAGATACCGAAAGATGCACAAGTCCATCGGCGTAGTACGCGAATCTCTCCGCCGGAACGCCGAGAGTGTGGTAGAGTCCGTTGAGAATTGA
- a CDS encoding DUF4392 domain-containing protein has product MPAIACEQIDRLITVEMRFASGFPRGIIPRLYDAARAASGSPLTYRAATGLKAHVEAGDYVLLVTGAGGPPHLPAGETDGPVGAAALGRALGIGLGARPVFVCEAHHLAPLRASCEAAAMPLMDDAWVAARRGMCASWRTLPGDPGADAKAYQEMLDTFRPSAVIFIEKLGPNEQGVWHTVNGVSVPPSEVGHAHLLAARAHELGIYTVGIGDGGNEIGFGVIAAAVREVHPYGQACHCGCGGGVGTVVPTDALVVAAISNWGAYGVAAALAIILRDPSTLHDAELAGRILDRCVAAGGFDGNYAAQMPFVDGTSRDVQTGLVTMLRQIVTNALQSHDRGF; this is encoded by the coding sequence ATGCCCGCGATCGCGTGCGAGCAGATTGACCGGCTGATCACTGTGGAGATGCGGTTTGCCTCCGGCTTCCCCCGGGGCATCATACCGCGGCTGTACGACGCCGCCCGAGCCGCGTCCGGTAGTCCTCTCACCTACCGGGCCGCGACAGGATTGAAGGCGCACGTAGAAGCCGGAGACTATGTACTGCTCGTCACCGGTGCGGGCGGCCCCCCGCACCTGCCGGCTGGCGAGACCGACGGGCCTGTCGGCGCGGCAGCCCTAGGGCGGGCGCTTGGGATCGGCCTGGGCGCCCGCCCCGTTTTCGTCTGCGAGGCACATCACCTCGCCCCACTACGGGCGAGCTGCGAAGCGGCGGCGATGCCGTTGATGGACGACGCTTGGGTGGCCGCCCGCCGGGGCATGTGCGCCTCATGGCGGACCCTTCCGGGCGATCCCGGCGCCGATGCGAAGGCGTACCAGGAGATGCTGGATACCTTTCGCCCATCTGCCGTCATCTTCATCGAGAAGCTCGGTCCAAATGAGCAGGGGGTCTGGCACACTGTGAACGGCGTGAGCGTGCCGCCTTCCGAGGTAGGACACGCGCACCTCCTGGCCGCGCGTGCCCACGAGCTGGGGATCTATACCGTCGGCATCGGCGACGGCGGGAACGAGATTGGCTTCGGCGTCATCGCGGCGGCCGTCCGGGAGGTCCACCCATACGGCCAGGCCTGCCACTGCGGTTGTGGCGGCGGCGTGGGGACGGTGGTCCCCACTGATGCGCTGGTTGTTGCGGCCATCTCGAACTGGGGTGCGTATGGAGTGGCCGCCGCCCTCGCCATCATCCTTCGTGATCCGTCGACGCTGCACGACGCGGAGCTCGCTGGACGCATACTCGATCGCTGTGTGGCGGCGGGCGGGTTTGACGGCAACTACGCAGCACAGATGCCCTTCGTGGACGGTACAAGCCGCGACGTCCAGACTGGCTTAGTCACGATGCTCCGACAGATTGTTACGAACGCCCTGCAGTCGCACGACCGGGGGTTCTAG
- a CDS encoding ABC transporter substrate-binding protein has protein sequence MKRALSVWVLVLAMVVTTMAIAAGASQAPVRGGTLRFAVAVEPITLSPLMTGGDAPSAKPRLALFDPLFFVNYGEGKLVPGLATSIEKVSDTRWIVRLRKGVQFHKGYGEMTAEDVAFSYNEVVQKKLRSLFSLSGLKEARVINRYTVEFVLTMPYAAFQATSLTHLTMVVSKKAYQEMGMEKFNRNPVGTGPFQFVKWIPGNSIELKRFDKYWMKGLPYLNGIKFLIVPDPFVRANMLRTRQADVVQTPDLKDVAKLRTEKGIVVQAIVAHAWDGILFSYKMVKNGPLGDARVRRAIALALDRDQIVRDVYYGFAVPADTPTPPGFMGYPPNRVYGNKADIAAAKKLLADAGYPDGFETTLMAPNYQPMVRQAEVIASQLAQAGIRVKIEALDTGTYNSKLIGTNEFEIALQDVVIVSPDPDSPIYWFHRKGTQHWHGWEHPEIDALLDRGRGLTERKDREPIYWRVQDLIRQENSFIYTVHSINVQATLDSVQKLFLTPGAELSYSGTWLRR, from the coding sequence ATGAAACGTGCCCTGTCGGTATGGGTACTCGTGTTGGCGATGGTCGTCACGACGATGGCTATTGCGGCCGGCGCCAGCCAGGCTCCGGTGCGAGGCGGGACGCTTCGATTCGCTGTGGCCGTGGAGCCGATCACGCTCAGCCCACTTATGACCGGCGGCGATGCGCCGTCCGCGAAGCCGCGGCTGGCGCTGTTCGATCCGCTGTTCTTCGTGAACTACGGGGAAGGCAAGCTCGTACCGGGGCTGGCTACTTCCATCGAGAAAGTTAGCGACACCCGGTGGATCGTCAGGCTCCGCAAAGGCGTGCAGTTCCACAAGGGCTACGGTGAGATGACTGCGGAAGACGTGGCCTTCAGTTACAACGAGGTCGTGCAGAAGAAGCTGCGGTCTCTCTTCTCGTTGAGCGGACTGAAGGAAGCGCGGGTGATCAACCGGTACACTGTCGAGTTCGTTCTGACCATGCCCTACGCGGCCTTCCAGGCGACTTCCCTGACTCATCTCACCATGGTCGTCTCCAAGAAAGCCTATCAGGAGATGGGGATGGAGAAGTTCAACCGCAATCCCGTCGGAACCGGGCCGTTCCAATTCGTGAAATGGATCCCCGGCAACTCCATCGAGCTGAAGCGGTTCGACAAGTACTGGATGAAGGGACTGCCTTACCTCAACGGGATCAAGTTCCTGATCGTACCCGATCCGTTCGTCCGGGCGAATATGCTCCGTACCCGGCAGGCGGACGTCGTCCAGACTCCCGACCTAAAGGACGTAGCTAAGCTGCGCACAGAGAAGGGGATCGTTGTGCAGGCGATTGTCGCACACGCATGGGACGGCATCCTGTTCAGCTACAAGATGGTGAAGAACGGCCCGCTCGGTGACGCTCGCGTCCGGCGTGCGATCGCCCTGGCGCTGGACCGCGACCAGATCGTGCGAGACGTCTACTACGGGTTCGCCGTTCCCGCGGACACGCCGACGCCTCCGGGGTTCATGGGCTACCCACCAAATCGCGTGTACGGAAACAAGGCCGACATCGCTGCGGCGAAGAAGCTGCTGGCCGACGCCGGCTATCCAGATGGCTTCGAGACGACGCTGATGGCCCCTAACTACCAACCGATGGTGCGTCAAGCAGAGGTCATCGCGAGCCAGCTCGCCCAGGCCGGCATCCGGGTCAAAATCGAGGCCCTGGACACAGGCACGTACAACTCGAAGTTGATTGGAACGAATGAATTCGAGATCGCGCTGCAGGACGTCGTGATCGTCAGCCCGGATCCTGACTCTCCGATTTACTGGTTCCACCGCAAGGGCACCCAGCACTGGCACGGTTGGGAGCACCCTGAGATCGACGCACTGCTGGATCGAGGTCGGGGGTTGACCGAGCGGAAAGACCGCGAGCCCATCTACTGGAGGGTCCAGGATCTGATCCGGCAGGAGAACTCGTTCATCTACACCGTTCACTCGATCAACGTTCAGGCGACCTTGGACTCCGTGCAGAAGCTGTTCCTCACCCCGGGCGCAGAGCTGAGCTACTCCGGGACCTGGTTGAGACGTTAG
- a CDS encoding RraA family protein, translating into MAVDLQDLVEGFRGVSTASVSDAVDRVSGRPGFMTHEIKPILSAKLVGPAVTVLERAALEPQPPTHALETIDTAPAGAVVVIGMEDPHGSRNVACWGGLMATAAVTRRLAGAVLDAGVRDVEEIRQMGFPVFSRTVIPSTTVGRYVTVGRDLPVTCGGVLVHPGDIIVGDTDGVVVVPRAHAAEVLKMATEIEDTERRMAEGIRRTGSILKALDEFARI; encoded by the coding sequence ATGGCAGTTGACCTGCAGGACCTCGTCGAGGGGTTTCGCGGCGTGTCCACGGCGTCGGTGTCTGACGCCGTGGACCGGGTGAGCGGCCGCCCCGGGTTCATGACCCACGAGATCAAGCCGATCCTCAGCGCCAAGCTGGTCGGTCCGGCGGTCACGGTGCTGGAGCGGGCGGCGCTGGAACCGCAGCCGCCCACCCACGCGCTCGAGACGATCGACACGGCGCCGGCCGGCGCCGTGGTGGTGATCGGTATGGAGGATCCGCACGGCAGCCGCAACGTGGCGTGCTGGGGCGGGCTGATGGCCACCGCGGCCGTGACGCGCAGGCTGGCGGGCGCGGTCCTCGACGCCGGGGTGCGGGACGTCGAGGAGATCCGGCAGATGGGCTTTCCGGTATTCTCCCGGACCGTGATCCCGTCGACGACGGTAGGCCGGTACGTCACCGTCGGCCGCGACCTCCCGGTGACCTGCGGAGGCGTCCTGGTGCACCCGGGCGACATCATCGTGGGCGACACGGACGGGGTCGTGGTCGTGCCGCGGGCCCACGCCGCCGAGGTGCTGAAGATGGCGACCGAGATCGAGGACACCGAGCGGCGCATGGCCGAGGGCATCCGGCGCACGGGCTCGATCCTGAAGGCGCTGGACGAGTTTGCCCGCATCTGA
- a CDS encoding RidA family protein, translating to MRRVEEVVRGLGLELPKTPYRKGLIPVKRDGHLLYVSGQGPTVDGTPQCQGKVGAEVSLEEGYKAAQLCGLNALSALRDFLGGDLDRVTGVLKVLGLVASAPDFYRQPEVVDGFSDLMVSIWGENGRHARSAVGVAALPNNIPVEVEMVVALRED from the coding sequence ATGCGAAGGGTAGAGGAAGTCGTTCGTGGCCTTGGTCTCGAGCTCCCCAAGACCCCGTATCGGAAGGGGTTGATACCTGTCAAGCGTGACGGCCATCTGCTCTATGTTTCCGGACAAGGGCCGACTGTCGACGGGACGCCCCAGTGCCAGGGAAAGGTGGGGGCGGAAGTATCCCTCGAAGAGGGGTATAAAGCGGCCCAACTGTGCGGTCTCAACGCGCTCAGTGCCCTTAGGGACTTTCTCGGGGGCGACCTCGACCGTGTCACCGGCGTACTGAAGGTGCTCGGGTTGGTCGCCAGCGCCCCTGACTTTTACCGGCAACCAGAGGTCGTTGACGGGTTCTCGGATCTAATGGTTTCGATCTGGGGAGAGAACGGGCGCCACGCGCGTTCCGCGGTGGGTGTGGCCGCGCTGCCCAACAACATCCCGGTCGAAGTGGAGATGGTCGTGGCGCTCCGCGAGGACTGA
- a CDS encoding IS256 family transposase encodes MASRTKLLTDLTLTDLWKEVKDPATLWGDLTLEAQRTLKLLLQNRMHEELTAYLHAPRYRRVRARQGVRNGRYVRALTTTWGTIPNLEIPRAREKGFVPSVLPRYQRRMPEVDRLIQAVFLAGISTRRVGRTLAEILGDTVSASTVSAITRTLDHAVAAWHRRPIQDEYRYLILDGLSLRVKTPDGTKRRLILVAYGITQDGRRRVIDYRLAKTESQGAWEGFLINLAARGLVGERLALITTDGHRGLHAALELVYPTAPRQACWVHVLRNVAQRLRVRDRERCLTLARRIYEARSRPAAETALRQWARLWEPIAPAAVACLLRDWEALLAFYTVPQRDWRKTRTTNAIERAFREVRRRTSPMTCFTNDASCDRITYAVVHNLNEQWQGRPLW; translated from the coding sequence ATGGCCAGTCGCACGAAGCTCCTGACCGATTTGACCCTAACCGACCTGTGGAAGGAGGTCAAGGACCCCGCCACCCTCTGGGGCGACCTGACACTCGAAGCCCAGCGCACCCTCAAGCTCCTCCTGCAGAATCGCATGCATGAGGAACTGACTGCCTATCTCCACGCCCCGCGCTATCGGCGTGTACGAGCCCGTCAGGGCGTCCGCAACGGCCGCTACGTACGCGCCCTCACAACCACCTGGGGCACGATCCCAAATCTGGAGATCCCTCGCGCCCGGGAGAAAGGCTTCGTCCCCTCCGTCCTCCCTCGCTACCAGCGACGGATGCCCGAGGTCGATCGCCTCATCCAGGCCGTCTTCCTCGCCGGCATCAGCACCCGCCGCGTCGGCCGCACCTTGGCTGAGATCCTCGGCGACACCGTGAGTGCCTCCACCGTCTCGGCCATCACCCGCACCCTCGATCATGCGGTCGCCGCCTGGCATCGCCGTCCAATCCAGGATGAGTATCGCTACCTCATCCTCGATGGCCTCTCCCTCCGCGTCAAAACGCCCGACGGTACCAAGCGCCGCCTCATCCTCGTGGCCTACGGCATCACCCAGGACGGCCGGCGCCGCGTGATCGACTACCGCCTGGCCAAAACGGAGAGTCAGGGCGCCTGGGAGGGTTTCCTCATCAACCTCGCGGCACGCGGCCTGGTCGGCGAGCGCCTCGCCCTCATCACCACCGATGGCCACCGCGGCCTCCACGCGGCCCTCGAACTCGTCTATCCCACCGCGCCCCGCCAGGCCTGCTGGGTCCACGTCCTCCGTAACGTCGCCCAGCGCCTCCGCGTCAGGGACCGGGAACGCTGTCTGACACTGGCCCGCCGCATCTACGAAGCCCGCTCCCGACCAGCCGCCGAGACGGCCTTGCGCCAGTGGGCGCGGCTGTGGGAGCCCATCGCTCCCGCCGCCGTTGCCTGCCTGCTACGCGACTGGGAAGCCCTCCTGGCCTTCTACACCGTCCCCCAGCGGGATTGGCGTAAGACACGGACCACCAACGCCATCGAACGCGCCTTCCGAGAGGTCCGACGCCGCACAAGCCCGATGACGTGCTTCACCAATGACGCCAGCTGCGACCGCATCACCTATGCGGTCGTGCACAACCTCAACGAGCAGTGGCAGGGACGTCCTCTCTGGTGA
- a CDS encoding sugar kinase — MPASEGVSIIAALGEPLVRFAAEQRGRLGDMRTFRRGFGGDTSNFIVAAARMGAVCGYIARLGADEFGRAFHGLWEHEGIDNSRVIVEPDGTTGAYFISLRDDDGHELTYYRSHLAGSRLRPEDLDAAYLSRVRNLHTSGITQASSESTRVTAETAVAIVRGSGGLISFDLKFRPRLWSAFAARSVAEQTARCAHGVPQQRGRRAAAPRGICKRGGGPVARAGGEGCCAQAGCGRLSRRDRRRRAGRASGATWTCCTRPGPATRSPVRL, encoded by the coding sequence TTGCCCGCATCTGAGGGCGTCTCAATCATCGCGGCGCTGGGGGAGCCGCTCGTCCGGTTCGCGGCGGAGCAGCGCGGCCGCTTGGGCGACATGCGCACCTTTCGCCGCGGTTTCGGCGGCGACACCTCCAACTTCATCGTGGCGGCGGCACGGATGGGGGCGGTGTGCGGCTACATCGCACGTCTGGGGGCCGACGAGTTCGGCCGGGCGTTCCACGGGTTGTGGGAGCACGAAGGAATTGATAACAGCCGCGTGATCGTTGAACCCGATGGGACCACCGGCGCGTACTTCATCTCGCTGCGGGATGACGATGGACACGAACTCACGTACTACCGGTCGCACTTGGCCGGTTCGCGCCTGCGGCCGGAGGACCTCGACGCCGCCTACCTGTCGCGTGTGCGGAACCTGCACACCTCCGGCATCACGCAGGCCAGCTCTGAGTCAACCCGTGTGACCGCAGAGACCGCGGTCGCGATCGTCCGGGGCTCTGGTGGTCTTATCAGCTTCGATCTGAAGTTCCGGCCCCGACTGTGGTCGGCGTTCGCCGCGCGTTCCGTCGCGGAGCAGACGGCCCGCTGCGCACATGGTGTTCCTCAGCAACGAGGACGCCGCGCAGCTGCACCCAGAGGTATCTGCAAACGAGGTGGTGGACCGGTTGCTCGGGCTGGCGGCGAGGGTTGTTGTGCTCAGGCGGGGTGCGGACGGCTGTCTCGTCGTGACCGACGAAGGCGAGCGGGTCGCGCTTCCGGCGCCACGTGGACATGTTGCACACGACCGGGGCCGGCGACGCGTTCGCCGGTGCGTTTGTGA
- a CDS encoding NAD(P)-dependent oxidoreductase — MNRRIAILGGTGFVGCHLARLLTQRGGEVVLFDRAPPNQMGRYILADAPDGVEFVEGDISVPTEVAGLLRRGPFHAIVNLAALQMLDWCNAHPLATYEVNVRGPLVLCDLAAQAAVRRLVHVSSTGALVGTQVDRTDERHPTLDIFVGHPAGHYGASKAMSEIVALAFARVQRLDVIVLRFPSVYGFGSPHQTFVAGAAHAQAAGEPFERPSGADDRRDYLYVRDAAEALVRAIDVPPERLTQRLFFIALGRLHTDRDVVEILRGLEPGARVSIGSGLSPIEVVLDCIRSTYNISAAERELEFTPQFDLKDGLIDYLRWVRGYRLSETAEHS; from the coding sequence ATGAACAGGCGCATCGCAATACTGGGAGGTACAGGATTCGTAGGGTGTCATTTGGCTCGACTCCTCACCCAGCGCGGCGGTGAGGTTGTGCTCTTCGATCGGGCACCGCCCAACCAAATGGGTCGCTACATCCTCGCAGATGCGCCCGATGGAGTGGAGTTTGTCGAAGGTGACATCTCAGTCCCGACGGAGGTGGCCGGGCTCCTGCGCCGTGGACCCTTCCATGCCATTGTGAACCTCGCAGCTCTTCAGATGCTCGATTGGTGCAACGCTCATCCCCTGGCCACTTACGAGGTGAACGTGCGCGGCCCCCTTGTGCTGTGCGACTTGGCCGCGCAGGCGGCAGTACGGCGCCTCGTTCACGTCAGTTCCACGGGAGCCCTGGTCGGGACTCAGGTAGACCGGACGGATGAGCGCCACCCGACACTCGACATCTTCGTTGGGCATCCGGCGGGCCACTACGGCGCATCTAAAGCGATGAGTGAAATTGTCGCCCTCGCCTTCGCGCGCGTGCAGCGTCTGGACGTGATTGTGCTCCGTTTCCCTTCGGTATACGGTTTCGGGTCCCCTCACCAAACGTTCGTGGCGGGGGCCGCGCACGCACAGGCCGCAGGCGAGCCGTTTGAGCGCCCGAGCGGCGCCGACGACCGACGCGATTACCTCTACGTGCGGGACGCCGCCGAGGCTCTGGTAAGGGCGATCGATGTTCCTCCCGAGCGATTGACGCAGCGCCTGTTCTTCATCGCTCTGGGTCGGCTCCACACGGATAGGGATGTTGTGGAGATCCTGCGCGGCTTGGAGCCTGGAGCTCGCGTGAGCATTGGATCCGGGCTGAGTCCCATCGAGGTGGTGCTTGACTGCATTCGCAGCACATATAACATCTCTGCCGCAGAGAGAGAGTTGGAGTTTACGCCGCAGTTTGATTTGAAGGACGGGCTAATCGACTATCTCCGTTGGGTACGTGGATATCGCCTTTCAGAGACGGCAGAACATTCGTAG
- a CDS encoding ribbon-helix-helix protein, CopG family has protein sequence MTIRLTPQMAEQLEELAREKHKSMTATVAEILESYLAGTRKATKRSQA, from the coding sequence TTGACGATTCGCCTCACGCCCCAGATGGCAGAGCAACTGGAGGAGCTGGCGCGGGAGAAGCACAAGTCCATGACGGCTACGGTGGCTGAGATCCTGGAGAGCTACCTGGCCGGGACGCGGAAGGCCACGAAGAGAAGCCAGGCCTGA
- a CDS encoding IclR family transcriptional regulator encodes MPPIERRAVAAGRKAPPAREGVQSVERVIALLRALGCAGPPLSVAQLSAAVSLPRPTVYRLMKTLNDQGMIAATDGGYVIGPRVLWLAAQRLEQIDVRAAGRPVLLDLRDRTDETTHLAVLQQGQVVYIDKVEPAGPLRMASAIGKIIPAHCTALGKAMLAYLPDADVARVIDAWGTPRRTARTITDRHRLRGELAAVRARGYAIDNVENEDGIRCVGAPVFDHTGGVAGAVSVSGATRTVTMERVRRWLGPQVREAAERISRSMGWKGTLGGDGEHNGS; translated from the coding sequence ATGCCACCCATCGAACGTCGTGCGGTTGCCGCAGGTCGCAAGGCCCCTCCTGCCCGCGAGGGGGTGCAATCCGTCGAGCGAGTGATCGCCCTCCTCCGCGCCCTGGGCTGCGCCGGCCCGCCCCTCAGCGTCGCGCAATTGAGCGCGGCGGTCTCGCTGCCCCGGCCCACGGTGTACCGCCTGATGAAGACCCTCAACGATCAGGGGATGATTGCCGCCACCGACGGTGGGTATGTCATTGGCCCGCGCGTTCTCTGGCTGGCAGCGCAGCGCCTCGAACAAATCGACGTGCGTGCCGCGGGACGGCCCGTGCTGCTCGACCTGCGCGACCGCACGGACGAGACCACGCACCTGGCCGTCTTGCAGCAGGGGCAGGTTGTGTACATCGACAAGGTCGAGCCCGCCGGCCCCCTGCGCATGGCCTCTGCGATCGGGAAGATCATACCGGCCCACTGCACCGCCCTGGGGAAGGCGATGCTGGCGTACCTACCCGACGCAGATGTCGCGCGGGTCATCGACGCCTGGGGCACGCCGCGGCGAACCGCTCGCACGATCACCGACCGGCACCGGCTGCGGGGGGAACTAGCGGCCGTGCGCGCCCGCGGGTACGCCATCGACAACGTTGAGAACGAAGACGGCATCCGCTGCGTGGGCGCTCCCGTCTTCGACCATACGGGGGGCGTGGCCGGGGCGGTGAGTGTTTCGGGGGCGACGCGCACGGTGACCATGGAGCGCGTGCGGCGCTGGCTCGGCCCCCAGGTGCGTGAGGCGGCGGAGCGCATCTCCCGCAGCATGGGATGGAAGGGCACTCTGGGTGGGGACGGTGAGCACAATGGCAGTTGA
- a CDS encoding ABC transporter permease translates to MRNRAQLSVGTRVGGRSKKSLVPVHEGTGRQQLRRFLRHRVGMAGAVLFAIFSISALLAPVIADYSPIEMNLGTPLTPPGIKFPLGLDSLGRDLLSRTLYGARISIGVGTTVTVIAVLGGGLVGLIAGYYKGLLDRALMRVMDAFLSFPDILLAMALSVMLGMNLRSAIIALGIVYAPRCARVVRSSVLSIAETEFILAARAIGARDHIILMRHIAPNLVGPILVMGSYLFGHAIISEAALSFLGIGTQPPNPSWGLMLNDARRFLTSEFWYPLVPGCAILLAVLSINLLGDGLRDVLDPSLRDR, encoded by the coding sequence ATGAGGAATCGTGCGCAACTCAGTGTCGGCACTCGGGTCGGAGGACGGTCGAAGAAGTCGCTTGTTCCGGTCCACGAGGGCACCGGGCGCCAGCAACTTCGTCGGTTCCTCCGCCACCGAGTAGGTATGGCGGGCGCTGTTCTTTTCGCGATCTTTTCCATTAGCGCGCTGCTCGCCCCAGTCATCGCAGACTACTCCCCCATCGAGATGAACCTGGGCACCCCGCTCACCCCTCCGGGTATCAAGTTTCCGCTTGGGCTGGACTCGCTTGGTCGGGATCTGCTCTCGCGCACCTTGTACGGCGCCCGGATTTCAATCGGGGTCGGCACGACGGTCACTGTCATCGCCGTGCTGGGCGGGGGCTTGGTGGGGCTGATCGCCGGCTACTACAAGGGTCTGCTCGACCGCGCCCTGATGCGCGTCATGGACGCGTTCCTCTCTTTTCCCGACATCCTGCTGGCGATGGCGCTCTCGGTTATGCTCGGTATGAATCTACGCAGTGCGATCATCGCGCTCGGAATCGTGTACGCGCCTCGCTGCGCCCGGGTGGTCCGCAGCAGCGTCCTCTCCATCGCGGAGACTGAGTTCATCCTCGCCGCCCGGGCGATCGGGGCGCGGGATCACATCATCCTCATGCGTCACATTGCCCCCAATCTCGTGGGTCCAATCCTCGTGATGGGTAGCTATCTCTTCGGACACGCCATCATCTCCGAAGCAGCTCTAAGCTTCCTGGGTATCGGAACGCAGCCACCCAATCCAAGCTGGGGCCTCATGCTCAACGACGCGCGGCGGTTCCTAACTTCGGAGTTCTGGTACCCGCTCGTCCCCGGCTGTGCCATCCTTCTTGCCGTCCTATCGATCAATCTCCTCGGGGACGGACTGCGGGATGTCCTGGACCCCTCACTGCGGGATCGATAG
- a CDS encoding type II toxin-antitoxin system PemK/MazF family toxin: MGAPAAGAVVLVRFPFSDLSQTKLRPAVVLADAGRGDWILCQVTSKPYGDTRAIKLEGTSFATGSLRVTSYARPGKLFTANRDLIAAEVATLKSQSLKRVVNAVVNLLRAGGS, translated from the coding sequence GTGGGCGCACCTGCAGCAGGTGCGGTAGTCTTGGTGCGCTTCCCATTCTCGGACCTGTCGCAGACGAAACTGCGTCCGGCCGTGGTGCTTGCTGACGCTGGCCGGGGCGACTGGATTCTGTGCCAGGTGACGAGTAAGCCCTACGGCGACACCCGGGCAATCAAACTTGAGGGTACCAGCTTCGCCACTGGGTCGCTGCGAGTCACGAGCTATGCCCGTCCCGGCAAACTCTTCACCGCCAATAGGGATCTCATTGCGGCGGAGGTTGCCACACTGAAGTCGCAATCGTTGAAGCGAGTCGTCAATGCCGTGGTGAACCTCCTTCGCGCTGGCGGTTCGTAA
- a CDS encoding ABC transporter permease, with the protein MRRLIDLVPTLFLVSLLVFGLMRVRGDDPVVIMLGPDATSQLVAEVRKELGLDLPLPVQYTRWMWGILRGDLGRSLRTRERIIDMIAERAPTTTYIAFTAIAFATLLGLLTGFYSALRRNSAVDQGIMVAAILGLSVPSYLMALLLILALGVHWRLFPIAAFSVDLWGEPLIAMRNLVMPTLSLGVGYAGLTARLARSSLLEVLGADYIRTARGKGLSHWQVMYKHALRNGIIPVITIATINFVHLMAGAIIIEEIFGLPGIGALLIRSIFMRDFPVVQGVTLILSLVCMLGSLVSDIIYTLADPRIRYQ; encoded by the coding sequence TTGAGGCGCCTGATCGATCTCGTCCCGACGCTCTTTCTCGTCAGTCTGCTCGTCTTCGGGCTGATGCGCGTGCGCGGCGACGACCCGGTCGTCATCATGCTCGGACCAGACGCCACGTCGCAGTTGGTTGCCGAAGTACGCAAGGAGCTGGGACTAGACCTCCCGCTGCCTGTCCAGTACACGCGGTGGATGTGGGGCATTCTGCGGGGTGATCTCGGGCGTTCGCTAAGGACGCGCGAGCGCATAATCGACATGATCGCGGAGCGGGCACCCACCACGACCTACATTGCCTTCACGGCGATCGCGTTCGCCACCCTCCTTGGACTCTTGACAGGGTTCTATTCGGCCCTCCGACGCAACAGCGCTGTGGATCAGGGGATCATGGTAGCGGCGATTCTGGGTCTGTCCGTGCCCTCCTACCTGATGGCCCTGCTGCTCATCCTCGCGCTCGGCGTGCATTGGCGGCTGTTCCCGATCGCCGCATTCAGCGTGGACCTGTGGGGCGAACCACTCATCGCGATGCGTAACCTCGTCATGCCGACGCTCTCGCTTGGCGTCGGCTACGCGGGTCTCACCGCGCGCCTTGCCCGGTCCAGTCTGCTGGAAGTACTGGGGGCAGACTACATCCGCACCGCTCGAGGGAAGGGTCTCTCGCACTGGCAGGTCATGTACAAGCACGCCCTGCGCAACGGTATCATCCCGGTCATCACCATCGCGACGATCAACTTTGTCCACCTGATGGCAGGAGCGATCATAATTGAAGAGATCTTCGGGTTACCGGGGATCGGCGCGCTGCTCATTCGGTCCATTTTCATGCGTGACTTCCCGGTTGTGCAGGGCGTGACCCTGATCCTGAGCTTGGTCTGCATGCTGGGCAGCTTGGTGAGCGACATCATTTACACGCTCGCCGACCCCCGCATCCGCTACCAATGA